The genomic window CGGGCAGGAGAGAGCGGCGAAGTAATTGCGGATTTGGAGAATTGAGCGCGCCTGCGGGCGCGCTTCGTTTTTTTTTGTGGTGTTTCAGTCTCTCAGTTCTGTCAGTCTCTCAGTCTGTCAGTCGTTCGCTGGTTGGCCATCGGACAGAGTCACCGACTGAAAGACTCCTACCCCACCGCTGATTTACAATTCCAGCCCCATGGTTTACCGCAGCGACAACCGCACGCCGGAGCAGATGCGGCCGGTGCGCATCGTGCCCGACTTCATTTCGACCGCCGAAGGCTCGGCGCTGATCGAAGTGGGTAACACGCGCGTGATCTGCACCGCTTCGGTGGAGGAGGCGGTGCCTTCGTGGATGCGCAACAGGGGCAAAGGCTGGGTCACCGGAGAGTACGGCATGCTGCCGCGTTCAACCTTGACGCGCACGGCGCGCGAGTCGGCGCGCGGACGCATCGGCGGCCGCACGCATGAAATCCAGCGGCTGATCGGCAGGTCGCTGCGGGCGGTGGTGGATCTTGCCCGCCTGGGAGAGCGCACCATCTGGGTGGATTGCGACGTCATCCAGGCGGACGGGGGAACACGAACCGCCTCCATTACCGGCGCGTTCGTAGCATTCGGGCTTGCCATGCAGAAGCTTGTGGAGGCAGGCACCATGACGCATGCTCCCATCCGCGATTTCGTGGCCGCCACCAGCGTCGGCATCGTGGATGGAGAAATCATGCTCGACCTGGCCTACGAGGAAGATTCCCGCGCCGAGGTGGACATGAACTTCGTCATGACCGGCGCCAAGAAAATGGTTGAGGTGCAGGCCACCGCCGAGCAGCGCCCGTTCGACGACGCGCAGTTGAAGCGCATGGTCGAGTTGGCGAAGCGGGGCGTGGAATCGCTGATCGCCAAGCAGCAGGCGGTGCTGAGCAATCTCCTGTTGAGGCAATGAGACATTTGCCGAACCCGGGCAAATGTGGGCCACCCGCGTCCTCGTGTTCGTATAGAATGGTTCGCTCGTTATCTTGTGGTTTGTGCATGACAGGAGGTGTGGCGTGAAGTTGACTCCAGGAAAACTGTCGGGACTGAGAGCGGTTTCGACCGAGCGCGGAGTGATCGCGGCGGCGGCCATGGACCAGCGTGGGTCGCTACAGAAGTCCCTGGCCAAGGAAAAAGGCGGCGACATCAGCGACCGCGACATGGAAGAGTTCAAATCGCTGGTCACCGAGGTCCTGACCCCGCACGCCAGCGCCATCCTGCTGGATCCGGAGTGGGGCCTGCCGGCATCCAAGCGCCGCAGCCGCAATGCGGGCCTGCTGCTGGCGTACGAGAAAACCGGGTATGACAAGACCGGCCCGGGCCGCCTTCCCGACCTGTTGGATCACTGGTCGGTGCGCCGGCTGAAGGAGAGCGGCGCCGACTGCTGCAAGATCCTGCTGTACTACACCCCGTTTGATCCCAAGGCGATCAATGACCAGAAGCACGCCTGGGTGGAACGCATCGGCGACGAGTGCCGCGCCAACGACATTCCGTTTTTCCTCGAGTTCGTGGTCTACGAGGAAGGCGCCGACGAGAAAGGCTTCGAGTTCGCCAAGAAGAAGCCCGAGGCGGTGCGCGCTTCCATGGCGGAGTTCACCAAGGATCGTTATGGCGTCGACGTGATGAAGGTGGAAGTGCCGGTCAACATGAAGTTCGTGGAAGGGGCGCGCGCCAACGCCGGCCAGAAGGCGTATTCCAAGCAGGAAGCGATGAATCTTTTCCGCGAGGCAGCCCACGCGGCCACCAAGCCGTTCATCTATCTTTCCGCAGGCGTCAGCAATGCCGAGTTCACGGAGGCGCTGGAACTGGCGGCAGAAGCGGGCGTGAAGTTCAACGGCGTGCTATGCGGGCGCGCCACCTGGAAAGAAGGCATTCCGGTATATGCCAAGCAGGGCGCGGAGGCCTTCCGCAAATGGCTGCAGAGTGAGGGCGTTAAAAACATCAGCAACGTCAACGAGAGACTGAAGGCGGCGACGTCGTGGTTCGACCTTTACGGAGTGCAGGCGGAATTGGCAAAAGCGTAAGAGCAGTGATGGGTAGTGATTAGTGGCTAGGGACCAGGAGTAAGGGCGCGGGCAAGATGCCGCGCCTTTTGTCTTTGGAGCCTCAAGGGCTAAAGCCCGCATTTCCTGGCGGCGATGGGCGGCACGGCTGAAGCCGTGCCCTTCGCAAAACCATGGCTATTCAGTTCACTCCTGCACCTTGCGAGCTGTGACTTGCCTAACCTCGCGCATGGGTGTATACACCTGAGTCGCCAGCACGACAGGCGCGTGGGGCGCTGTCACGCGATCGGGTTACCCCAAATCAGACTTGCCATCGGGGGTGTGCGATGGAGCGTGTCCAGTTTATCGAGCACGATGGTGTGCAGGTGCTGTTGGTCGACTGCAGCAACTGCGGACCGCAAGAACTCAACCAAATTTTCGACCAGGCCCAGCAGGTGGTGATGTCGCAGCCGCCGCATTCGGTGCTGACGCTTTGCGACTTCACCGGCGCGGAGTTTGACAAGAAAGCCGCCGATCACATGAAGGTGGCAGCGACCTACGACCGCTCCTATGTGAAGCGTTCCGCCATCGTCGGCGAAGACATGCCCGATGTCTACTACCGCAACCTGGTGTCTTTCTCGGCGCGCGAATTCCCCATGTTCAAAACGCGCGAGGAGGCACTGGACTGGCTGGTGTCGCAGCGAACAGAGCGCGCCGCCGGATAAACATGATCGCTCCGCCGGTGCTGCGGCAACTCTACGATTACAACTACTGGGCACGCGACCGCCAACTCGACGCCTGCCGCAAGTTGAGCGAAGAGCAATTCACGCGCAAGCTGGGCGGAAGTTTTGCGTCGATACGCGACACGCTGACGCACGTTGCCGGCGCCGAGTGGATCTGGTGCGAGCGTTGGAACGGCCGCTCGCCGCGCATCTTTCCCAAGGGAGAGCAGTTTTCCAACCTGGGTGCAGTTGAGAAGTACTGGCGCGGGGTGGAGCAGGATGTGCGCGCGTTCCTCGGATCGGTCTCGGAGCCGGCGTTGCTGAAGCCGCTGACCTACACCAACATGGCCGGCGAGCGGTGGACATACCCGCTGTGGCAGGCCATGTTCCACCTGGTAAATCACGGGACGTATCACCGCGGGCAGGTAACAACCTTGCTGCGGCAGCTCGGCGCGGAAGCTGAGGCGGTGGATTTCCTGGTTATGGTCGATCGCGAACCGGCGGCGAAAGGCAAGTAGTCGCGGGCGAGGTCGCCCGTGCACTACGGACGATCAGACAACTGCCTCGGCGAAGCGCCGGTGCCTTCTATTTTGCTCTGCTATTCCCACTCGATGGTGCCCGGCGGTTTGCTGGTGATGTCGTACACCACGCGATTGATTCCCTTCACCTCGTTGACCAGGCGGGTGGAGATGCGCTTGATCACCTTCCACCGAAGTTCGACGACGTCGGCGGTCATGCCGTCTTCCGAGTGCACGGCGCGAATGGCGCAGGTGTAAGCGTAGGTTCGCTGGTCACCCATCACGCCGACCGACATGACCGGCAGCAGCACCGCGAACGATTGCCAGATCTTGGTGTACAGTCCGGCGGC from Terriglobales bacterium includes these protein-coding regions:
- the rph gene encoding ribonuclease PH, encoding MVYRSDNRTPEQMRPVRIVPDFISTAEGSALIEVGNTRVICTASVEEAVPSWMRNRGKGWVTGEYGMLPRSTLTRTARESARGRIGGRTHEIQRLIGRSLRAVVDLARLGERTIWVDCDVIQADGGTRTASITGAFVAFGLAMQKLVEAGTMTHAPIRDFVAATSVGIVDGEIMLDLAYEEDSRAEVDMNFVMTGAKKMVEVQATAEQRPFDDAQLKRMVELAKRGVESLIAKQQAVLSNLLLRQ
- a CDS encoding tagatose 1,6-diphosphate aldolase; this translates as MKLTPGKLSGLRAVSTERGVIAAAAMDQRGSLQKSLAKEKGGDISDRDMEEFKSLVTEVLTPHASAILLDPEWGLPASKRRSRNAGLLLAYEKTGYDKTGPGRLPDLLDHWSVRRLKESGADCCKILLYYTPFDPKAINDQKHAWVERIGDECRANDIPFFLEFVVYEEGADEKGFEFAKKKPEAVRASMAEFTKDRYGVDVMKVEVPVNMKFVEGARANAGQKAYSKQEAMNLFREAAHAATKPFIYLSAGVSNAEFTEALELAAEAGVKFNGVLCGRATWKEGIPVYAKQGAEAFRKWLQSEGVKNISNVNERLKAATSWFDLYGVQAELAKA
- a CDS encoding DinB family protein, with the translated sequence MIAPPVLRQLYDYNYWARDRQLDACRKLSEEQFTRKLGGSFASIRDTLTHVAGAEWIWCERWNGRSPRIFPKGEQFSNLGAVEKYWRGVEQDVRAFLGSVSEPALLKPLTYTNMAGERWTYPLWQAMFHLVNHGTYHRGQVTTLLRQLGAEAEAVDFLVMVDREPAAKGK